A window of the Musa acuminata AAA Group cultivar baxijiao unplaced genomic scaffold, Cavendish_Baxijiao_AAA HiC_scaffold_1072, whole genome shotgun sequence genome harbors these coding sequences:
- the LOC135666089 gene encoding probable protein phosphatase 2C 59: MGYLNSISGLQADGAPVSGGGLSQDGKFGYGYASCPGKRSSMEDFYETRIDSVDGEIVGLFGVFDGHGGAQVAEYVKQNLFSNLLRHPKFITDTKSAIADAYNHTDAEFLKSENSQNREAGSTASTAVLVGDRLLVANVGDSRAVICRGGDGRPLILKSVLLSSIMCNGFLYLI; encoded by the exons ATGGGGTATTTGAACTCCATCAGTGGGCTTCAAGCAGACGGTGCTCCGGTCAGCGGGGGAGGACTCAG TCAAGATGGGAAGTTTGGTTATGGGTATGCAAGCTGTCCGGGGAAAAGATCTTCGATGGAAGACTTCTATGAGACGCGAATTGACAGCGTTGATGGAGAAATTGTTGGCTTGTTTGGGGTCTTTGATG GTCATGGCGGTGCCCAAGTAGCAGAGTATGTTAAACAAAACCTCTTCAGCAACTTACTCAGGCATCCAAAGTTCATTACCGATACAAAATCAGCTATAG CTGATGCATACAACCACACGGACGCAGAATTTTTGAAATCTGAGAACAGCCAGAACCGAGAGGCGGGTTCAACTGCATCAACAGCTGTCCTTGTTGGTGATCGTTTGCTCGTTGCAAATGTTGGGGACTCTAGAGCTGTCATATGTAGAGGAGGAGATGGTAGGCCCCTCATCCTTAAATCAGTTCTCTTATCATCAATTATGTGTAACGGATTTCTGTACTTAATCTAG
- the LOC135666095 gene encoding probable protein phosphatase 2C 59 isoform X2, whose translation MGYLNSISGLQADGAPVSGGGLSQDGKFGYGYASCPGKRSSMEDFYETRIDSVDGEIVGLFGVFDGHGGAQVAEYVKQNLFSNLLRHPKFITDTKSAIADAYNHTDAEFLKSENSQNREAGSTASTAVLVGDRLLVANVGDSRAVICRGGDAIAVSRDHKPDQTDERAKD comes from the exons ATGGGGTATTTGAACTCCATCAGTGGGCTTCAAGCAGACGGTGCTCCGGTCAGCGGGGGAGGACTCAG TCAAGATGGGAAGTTTGGTTATGGGTATGCAAGCTGTCCGGGGAAAAGATCTTCGATGGAAGACTTCTATGAGACGCGAATTGACAGCGTTGATGGAGAAATTGTTGGCTTGTTTGGGGTCTTTGATG GTCATGGCGGTGCCCAAGTAGCAGAGTATGTTAAACAAAACCTCTTCAGCAACTTACTCAGGCATCCAAAGTTCATTACCGATACAAAATCAGCTATAG CTGATGCATACAACCACACGGACGCAGAATTTTTGAAATCTGAGAACAGCCAGAACCGAGAGGCGGGTTCAACTGCATCAACAGCTGTCCTTGTTGGTGATCGTTTGCTCGTTGCAAATGTTGGGGACTCTAGAGCTGTCATATGTAGAGGAGGAGATG CTATAGCTGTCTCAAGGGATCACAAGCCTGACCAAACAGATGAGAGAGCAAAGGATTGA